A region from the uncultured Draconibacterium sp. genome encodes:
- a CDS encoding PCMD domain-containing protein, producing MKKLSYIIALLLVLFACVKKDHFGFSPHGNIKKFLVSNQAGNAEISIDELTVTIEIPGGVELSSLVIQELELSSFATSSKVVGDVIDLSHEATVEVTAEDGTVYSWTIKSFVASATPQLANGELDEWYKTSSGYYEPGTDAASTIWGTGNQGTQLLGKIATVPFDRGNGDQAAHLETLDLGLAGIPLKTPIAAGSLFTGFFNSDKLDPTDPEAAIEFGTPFTGRPAKVRFAYAFVPGPVNKDRNGNVLNYADNCDIYALFEVRLGGKTQRLATAWFRSDINQPELTTKEMEVVYGPLDDSYPDYMKPADGNFISADSAAYILPTHITFVASSSYDGANFAGAIGSELIIDDIEMIYNEE from the coding sequence ATGAAAAAGTTAAGCTATATAATCGCCCTTCTTTTGGTGTTGTTTGCCTGTGTTAAAAAAGACCATTTTGGATTTTCTCCACACGGAAATATTAAAAAGTTTTTGGTGAGTAACCAGGCTGGTAATGCCGAAATAAGTATAGATGAGCTAACGGTTACCATTGAAATACCCGGAGGAGTGGAGCTGTCGTCGCTGGTAATTCAAGAGCTTGAGCTCTCGTCGTTTGCCACGTCCAGCAAAGTTGTTGGCGACGTTATTGATTTAAGCCATGAAGCAACCGTTGAAGTAACTGCCGAAGATGGCACGGTTTACAGCTGGACCATAAAATCGTTTGTCGCTTCGGCCACCCCACAACTTGCCAATGGCGAATTGGATGAATGGTACAAAACCAGCTCGGGGTATTACGAGCCCGGAACCGATGCCGCTTCTACCATTTGGGGAACCGGAAACCAGGGTACACAGCTCCTGGGGAAAATAGCAACCGTTCCTTTTGATCGGGGTAATGGCGACCAGGCCGCTCATTTAGAAACGCTCGATTTGGGTTTGGCAGGCATTCCGTTAAAAACACCCATTGCAGCCGGTTCCTTATTCACCGGATTTTTTAATTCTGATAAGCTCGACCCAACCGACCCCGAGGCAGCTATCGAGTTCGGAACTCCGTTTACCGGGCGTCCTGCCAAAGTGCGTTTTGCGTATGCCTTTGTTCCCGGACCGGTAAATAAAGACAGAAACGGCAATGTGCTAAATTATGCTGATAATTGCGATATTTATGCACTATTTGAAGTCAGGCTGGGAGGCAAAACACAACGCCTTGCAACGGCCTGGTTCCGCAGCGACATCAACCAGCCGGAGCTAACTACCAAAGAAATGGAGGTGGTTTATGGCCCGCTTGATGATTCCTATCCCGATTATATGAAACCGGCTGATGGGAACTTTATTTCGGCTGATTCGGCGGCATACATTCTTCCAACCCACATTACATTTGTGGCTTCGTCGAGCTACGATGGGGCCAACTTTGCCGGAGCCATTGGCAGCGAACTGATCATCGATGATATTGAAATGATTTATAACGAGGAGTAA